A window of Polyodon spathula isolate WHYD16114869_AA chromosome 22, ASM1765450v1, whole genome shotgun sequence contains these coding sequences:
- the LOC121296888 gene encoding P2X purinoceptor 4-like has translation MGLRDFCEYETIKLVRIRSVKLGSLKWGINGTILAFICIVLFWNKEFQEHDYVVSSVTAKVKGVAVTKNSDLEGVLWDVADHSGVSQGKNSFFVITNAIITKNQRQGSCPEVPDSGKKCRSDKDCTKGYTDQRSNGVQTGKCVDFDRSIKTCEVFAWCPIEKRRVGPKPAILGSAENFTVLIKNNVGFPNFNYTNRNILSYMNDTYLRGCIFNRTTDPYCPIFRLGDIVQEARENFTEMAIEGGVIAVQINWECNLDRLFHKCVPEYSFRRLDEKNSNKTIFPGLNFRFARNYKQNGVEERTLFKAYGIRFDVMVFGKAGKFSAVQLIIYIGSTLSYYALTTVLLDWFITTYIHPSCCSEEVKSNYTGKKYESVEDLKQSPLYVSFVDEDHIAVVKGPFKRSLQEMKAAAVHVRRLHNESMRECLSLLQRPPSRSKDIEMREVRQTGENSKEHEPPPPLWCHCGQCHPMPSLQEQLCCRRSAGHCISTSATFSRLVLDRQTLESVLLYRGPLLDLSQAHTSTKWLRHCAYSQYTQWRFGDLEPGSCAVIPSCSVWKIRERYPSVEGQYTGLCCEKRVLIKHD, from the exons ATGGGTCTGCGTGATTTCTGCGAGTACGAGACGATTAAATTAGTGCGGATTAGAAGCGTTAAACTGGGATCCCTGAAATGGGGTATAAACGGGACCATTTTAGCTTTTATCTG tattgtgctgttttggaataaGGAATTCCAGGAACACGATTACGTCGTCAGCTCGGTGACAGCGAAAGTGAAGGGCGTAGCAGTTACCAAGAACTCCGATCTGGAGGGAGTATTGTGGGATGTGGCCGATCACAGTGGTGTATCACAG GGGAAGAACTCCTTTTTTGTTATTACTAATGCAATAATCACAAAGAACCAAAGACAAGGCAGCTGTCCGGAG GTGCCAGACTCTGGAAAAAAGTGCCGTTCAGATAAGGATTGCACAAAGGGATATACTGACCAGAGGAGTAATG GGGTTCAGACTGGCAAATGTGTTGATTTTGACCGGTCAATAAAGACCTGTGAGGTCTTTGCCTGGTGTCCAATTGAGAAAAGGAGGGTTGGTCCCAA GCCTGCTATCTTGGGATCAGCAGAAAACTTCACCGTCTTAATTAAAAACAACGTTGGATTCCCTAACTTCAATTACACAAA TAGAAACATTTTGTCCTACATGAATGACACCTATTTGCGAGGCTGTATTTTTAACCGAACGACAGATCCATACTGCCCGATATTCCGCCTGGGAGATATCGTCCAAGAAGCCAGGGAGAATTTCACGGAAATGGCTATTGAG GGAGGAGTGATAGCAGTACAGATCAACTGGGAATGTAACCTAGATCGGCTGTTTCACAAGTGTGTCCCGGAGTATAGCTTTCGAAGACTGGACGAGAAAAACAGCAACAAGACCATATTCCCTGGCTTGAACTTCAG ATTTGCAAGAAACTATAAGCAGAACGGAGTGGAAGAACGCACGCTGTTCAAGGCGTATGGCATCCGGTTTGATGTCATGGTTTTTGGAAAG GCAGGGAAATTCAGTGCAGTTCAGCTGATTATATACATTGGATCCACACTCTCCTACTACGCACTG ACTACAGTGCTGCTCGATTGGTTCATTACAACATATATTCATCCCAGCTGCTGCTCAGAGGAGGTCAAAAGTAACTACACTGGGAAGAAGTACGAATCTGTAGAAGATCTGAAACAG AGCCCTCTGTACGTCTCCTTTGTGGATGAGGACCACATCGCGGTGGTGAAAGGGCCCTTCAAAAGGAGCTTACAGGAAATGAAAGCTGCCGCTGTTCATGTGAGAAGG CTGCACAATGAAAGCATGAGAGAATGCCTGAGCTTGTTGCAAAGGCCTCCCAGCCGCAGCAAAGACATCGAGATGCGAGAAGTGAGACAAACGGGAGAGAATTCGAAGGAAcacgaacccccccccccactgtggtGCCACTGCGGACAGTGCCACCCAATGCCAAGCTTGCAGGAGCAGCTGTGCTGCCGCAGAAGCGCCGGGCACTGCATCAGCACCTCGGCTACATTCTCTCGACTCGTCCTTGACAGGCAGACCCTGGAGTCTGTGCTGCTGTACAGGGGCCCTCTGCTGGACCTCAGCCAGGCACACACCAGCACCAAGTGGCTGAGACACTGCGCATACAGCCAGTACACCCAGTGGCGCTTCGGAGACCTGGAGCCAGGCAGCTGCGCTGTGATACCGAGCTGCAGTGTGTGGAAGATTAGGGAGAGATACCCCAGTGTGGAGGGGCAGTACACTGGCTTGTGTTGTGAGAAGAGGGTGCTAATCAAACATGATTAA